The Culex quinquefasciatus strain JHB chromosome 2, VPISU_Cqui_1.0_pri_paternal, whole genome shotgun sequence genome contains the following window.
TTTGTATTTAACTACAACCTCACGAATTTGGCGCTTTAATGGGAatctcgcaaaaaaaatcaatttctttcGAATTGCAGTCAGTTACAGGACAAACGGTTACAGTAGGTTCATTTTTTCCATATCGGTAGCGACATCTTTTGCAGAAATATATTCTTTCCATATCGTATGAATCTGGAAATACTGCCATGAATCCAGCAAATGATTCGGGAAATAATTTTTGGCCTGTTATAATATTCATCATTCGCAGAAGATCTTCAATTGCTTGTTGCGTTGGCATATGACGCACATAAAAATTGAGAAGCATAAAAAGAACGTCAAACAACTGCAACGTCGAGTTAACTTCAAAAGGACGATTGTAGTTTCCAGAGTAGTCCTAGAAGaatataaacattaaaaaaaatacatgctaAATAATTTTCAAGCGTGTAATATTTTTGATACGAAATAAATTACCTCgtggaaaaaaatgttgctaCCAAAGTTGCTTCTACCTGAATTTTGTTCAGAATCCAATGATCCAGAAGACAAATGATCAAAGCCAGTCTCGAtctataaaaattaattttaagatgCAGAAGGaaagaattaattttatttcaaaagtttacGAAAAATTCAAACGAATTGAACATCTAATTTAGCACATGGGCTGTACAGGGTTAACTTAATGATTTACCTGTTGTGATTCGCCAGATGAATTATACATAACATTATGCTCTGGGTTTAAATCGTCCTATAAAAAAGAGGTTACATTCAACTATCTAAAACTATGTATTCCATTAATTACCGGCAGTGTGGATTCTCGAGAACTTTCAGACAATTCTGCAGTCGCAACTTGTGTGTCGTTTTCAAATCTCCTTGTGTTTATTTGGGATCGTACAGATGCTCCGTGAAGCTAAACACCAAggggaaatttaataaaatttataattgaaCAATCAATAATTGATCATTTTAATACTTACAACGTTCACATACGGTCTTCCAAACCACGGTGTAGTAACCGAAAATCTTTTTGTACGCCTAACTTTcattattgttttttaaaacttcacTTCTAAATTTACTGAGTTGATTTATAGAACTAGcttgaataatatttttcatagatAAACAACAACatagtaaacaaaaaaacattctgCGGTTGTCATGTTGTATTGATCTAGGTACTCTTATCAGAGAACCTGGAGCATATTAGAGAACGGCCAGGTTCTCTAACTCTAATTGGTATGCTTGTTAAGAATATTGCATGCAACATATCAGGGCTTCTCCAAGGTGATTGGCTGATATGGTAGGCGTCCTTTTATTTCTTAATCTTAACGCAGTTAGGATGGGGAAGAGATGAATTTATTCATAGTggataggggaaattctcctatgtttggcaggttaagcactcgctcctatcTCCATtcaatttgctgtttttttactatttaaacaactgattttgcaaaacttttgatagaaacatgcttgctcacttcttattgagctatgtatcactcgatttcagttgaaaacgcttttaattagttttATTTGAATGTTAAAGTTCTGACATGCCAACATtaaaggcacgctggaattagatgctgttcccctatctggagttttatttttgaaaagctcaaataaaccaaattttcagtttttgctttttgggtgttttttaatatcccTGATTCAAGGCgtttccaaaaagcaaaaactggataTTTGGTTGGTGTCAactaaaagacctttcaaatgagcctaaaacatcaaagatctgataaccctatcaaacgtTATGAGCGTTTAGTGTTgtgtatacactttttagagaccAGAtctgatattttgatgaaaatgagttagttggataattgaaagacctttcaaatgagacttttagattgaagatctgataaccctataaTTAGTCATACACCGATAAGCCATACagtaaaacagtttttcgaatttcccatttttcacctttatttcaaaactttcttcgattttttttctcagcaTCTTATTGTTTATTCGTAATTTTCAGCACCTTCTCCCGGACACCGGAAATAAACTCCCTTCACGGCCAAGTATTTGCGCTTATCTTCCGACAAACCGCTCGTGCTGTCCCCAGTCGTGGCTGTTCCCTGTTCCTCTTTGACTTTTGGCTCGACTTCAAGTACGCGTCGCACCTGCGCTTGGATGGCCGCCAGGGAAGTGTTGAACTCCTTTTTGTCCCGACCTTCAATCCGGGCTAGTGCAGCGTTAGCAGCGGCCTTCGCCTCACTAGACTGTTCCTTTCACTTCGGTGGAACGCACACATCCTTGCTGCTACTGTTGCCGGACTTGGTCGAACTAGACGAGGGTGCTGGAGTTTCAGGGTTGAGCTGTTGACCCGGTCCAGCGGTACCGAACTTTACCTTCTGCTTGGCGAAGAATTTCTTAAGCTTGTTGGACATTTTTAGATCCGCGGGCTGTGCTCCTTCGGCAACTTAAGACGTGCCAGGGACAACTTTAGCTCTTCCATTTCCTTGGCAGTACCTGTTGAATCACGTCGTAATTAGTCACTTGACCTTGTTAATTTACgaacaaaaagaaaatcaataCTCACTCGGCCGGATGAAGCGATCGGTCATGATACTTTCCGCCAGTAAAACCCAATCAGCAGCAAGTTCACGCACAAAATAACCAGAAACGTTTTCCCAATGTGCGCCTGGAACTCGGTGAACTTCAACGGACTTCCCACTCATCCAAGCCACTGGCCAACAAAGTTCCGCAAAAAGCACCAACCTGCTGGGGGAATCTGCTCCGGAGAAGACGAAGGCGGATGATGAAATTGAAGGAGGTAGATACTGCAGTTGcacatgttgttgttgtttgacaGATAAGAAAAAATGAAGGGTAATATTGTGTAAGGGCTCAATTGGCTTTTACAgacttggatttaaaaaatctgcagacttttttgtaaaattttatcaagAGTTGCCCTAGTTTTGAGATACTAAATGtgaagaaggcaccaaccacctgaaggtggattaagtaatgtttttaattgatctaaaaattcattttaaatcctATGCGGTCGTGCAAAGGGTCATACTAAGAAAAATATGCTTTATCGatttgaacaataatatcaaaaatttaggACCAAATTTATCGACatattaaaagtgcaacatggagttaaaagTTCAGTCAAACttttgtgaagttttccatgacaGCAGGGAAAGTTTCACACCATGTTATAGGCTCACATCTTTCTTTTTAATTTATCGATACTTCTCACGCAGGTAACAGCAAAACAAAGTAAATGTGCCAATGTGGAATtataaacaagcagtctatcctgctcacgtcagagaatgtttacatttaacatatttgtttacaaatccaTAGAAGTCCATTtatattgttttgctagaataaTGTTTACTATTGATTATTTAGTTCTCATAAAAATAAGTCAAAGCAATTCATGTTCCAATCCTACCATAACAGTTAACTTGTGTAGTTTTACCAGTTTtagaagtgtaaacaaacagtctacaCTACTAATTCCTGattaaattattaagttttAACATCCACTGTCGTGAGCAGAACAGTCTGATTGTTCCACTTCGTCATTGGCCTATACACaaagttttgcttgaaatattgCTCTTCGTTTGTTTACATTGTTCATTTTAACCATGACAGATTTTTAATGTGCTAACCATAATTTAAATGCCTTGTCCTAGTGAGATTTGTTTTTAATCAGTTGTCATCCGTATTGATCGAACGAGAGAACGAGACCGAGAGAGAACGAGCTAGAATTTGACACCTTCGATAGTGACTTGTCAAACGTTTCTTGTCTTTCGTGGATTGAAGATGGTGCGCGCTAAAAAGCAACTGTGTAAGCAAAAAGTTGCAGTCTTAAAGTCTGCGGAGGACCATAACAGCAAATTCATCGAAGAACTCGCAGTTAACGAGGtaaaaattaaagcaaattGGTATGTGCTGCGCTCTACataattttaaactcttttcaGAGTTCCGGAACGAAACGAACCCGTTCGCCGTCCCAACCTCCAGAAGAGGCGGCCAAACAAAAGGGCGGACGACGCCATCGCTCGGGTTCTAAAACAATAGAAGCAAATTCGAACAAAAACCCTTCCGCCTCACCATCACCGGGACCGTCGAGAACACAAAAGGAGAAGAAACGTGGCAAAATTCAGGATCGTTCCCCAATTCCTCTCGTTCCCGCTCGTCGTTAAGACAGCAAGATGGAGCAAACAAACGAAATGGCCCGGCTATTCCTCCCCGGAACCGCTGGCGATGCCGCAGGAAGAATGTTTTCGACGAGAGACGTACGATCGCGAGCATGGTGCCGGCGATTTACGAGGCCAGGATCCGCCTCCTCCTCCACCGCCAGGGCAAGTGACGCAGGACGAGTTTGCTCGAAGACTTGCTTACGATCGTGAGCATGGTCGCGGCAACTTGGGGACGACGAATCCACCCCCGCCTCCTTCGCCCGTGATGCCGCAAGACGAGTTTGCTAGGAGACTTGCTTACGATCGTGAGCATGGCCGCAGCAACCTGGGGACCACGAATCCACCCCCGCCTCCTCCGCCCGTGATGCCGCAAGACGAGTTTGCTCGAAGACTTGCTTACGATCGTGAGCATGGCCGCAGCAACTTGGGGACCACGAATCCACCCCCGCCTCCTCCGCTCGTGATGTCGCAGGACGAGTTTGCTCGGAGACTTGCTTATGATCGCGAGTATGGTCGCGGCGATTTGCGAGGCCACGATCCGCCCCAGCCTCCTCCGCTCGTGATGTCGCAGGACGAGTTTGCTCGGAGACTTGCTTATGATCGCGAGTATGGTCGCGGCGATTTGCGAGGCCACGATCCGCCCCAGCCTCCTCCGCCCGTGATGCCGCAAGACGAGTTTGCTCGAAGACTTGCTTACGATCGTGAGCATGGCCGCAGCAACTTGGGAACCACGAATCCACCCCGCCTCCTCAGCTCGTGATGCCGCAGGACGAGTTTGCTCGGAGACTTTCTTATGATCGCGAGCATGGTCGCGGCGAATTGCGAGGCCATGATCCGCCTCCTCCTCCCCCGCCAGGGCAAGTGATGCAGGACGAGTTTGCTGGGAGAAGTGCTTGCGATCGCGAGCATGGCCGCGACTTTGGGGCCACGAATCCACCTCCGCCTCCCCAAAGATCTCGCTCTTCTTCACCTGAACTACCTAACCCGAGTCCCTCGACGATCCCGGAACCTGCTGCACCACCTAAGCCAAGAAGGAAGACAGCGAAGAAAAATTATGCTGCATCTCAAGTTGACATGTTTTTGTCATCCGAATCGTCTGAAGATGAGGAGGTCAACCTAGATCCCAGTGCTGGTATGTTTttgtaattaatattttttacttaTTTAGCCCCTAGATGTGTAATCCCTGATAGTTTattactatcaaaacaaataatGAAATGAAGTATAGAAGGCTGTACAGTAAAGTGtaaattactttttggcgggTATTTAGGGGCAATTTGAGCATGATTGGAAGTAACAGAAACTGTACACCCTTATCATGTAGCTCTTTAAAATAGTAATCTAAACTGTTTGGCTAGAGAATGAGTAGAAGGGGAACAGTATCTAATTCCAGCTTCTAATGTTGTcgtatcagcactttgacattcaattacagctaattaaaagcgttttcgattaaattcgagtgataaatagctcaataagaagtgagcaagcaagtttttatcaaaagttttgcaaaattagatgttaaaaatagtgaaaatcaccaaattggatggagttaggagcgagtgcttaacttGCCAAACAtaggagaatttcccctacaagcttaaatttttgtttcattacaggaaatgcattatttttatgcaaaaataatgCTCAATTTGAGTTGGAAACTCGCTACTATGatttttcagttgattttttttttgattttctgataTCTTTGATATTAAAACTCACAAacacaattatttttatttatttattattttattaaaattacacaatttttcaataaaaataaataaagcatCATTTCTATATTTAGCAGCTTTTAACtatattttgtcttttttttcgatagttTGTGTagagttgttttgaaaaaaaaaaaatcctttcgtttcttttattttgttgttgctcAAATGCAAGTGAAGACTGAATAACTGGTTGAAACGgatcatactaaaaatccagagtttttttgaaaaggtcctataagctattgtctttcatatgtttatagaacctaataaaaaaaagtcgggaaatgcTATTAATAAGGGCTTTTTTAAAGTTCTAatctagagtatttttttttaaataggcttATAGGATCTTTAAAAAACTTTGGACTTCGATTTTGATAACTTTTAGGTGGTGGTGGTAGTTAATTTATTTCAGGCAGCTTTAACATGTTTGTCATTCGCTGCCTACTATAACTTTTAGGAGCCAGGGTTAAAGAACAGtggccgggacccgtggtgtaggggcaagcgtggttgcctctcacccagtcggcctgggttcgatcccagaaggtcccggtggcaaattttgagacgagatttgtctgaacaCGCCTTTcttcggacagggaagtaaatgttagtcccggtctaacctagaggctagggaccatccataaaccacgtggacactttttttgggaatctgttacccgcccccccccccctcccttgtggacaattgtccatacaaaaaaaaacttgtttgtatggatcgtggacaatgaagacaaaatagttcaaattactgtgttttctaaatttacagttttttcatagaatggccaaacaaatattggaaatatacacaaaaatgttagaaatactttttttcgtaTCCGCATCccgcataagttttataaaaatgtttactttCAAATATAAAACACACTTAAAAAATTAGAGGTTTACGCTACCATTTTTTCATAGATTGAGACATGtatcttttagctttgctgcaacacttctaataattttcaaaattttctagcaaaatattGATTGTTTCGGCTTAGTTGCAAAAGTTTAGGAaacaaatttccttcaaaatggtgcaaaaaacttattcaattcaatttcaagacAAAGTATGAAAAGTTTccatttctgaaaatgattttgcACTATTTTGATAATGACCGATAAATATTTCGTTCGcacaaatttctatcaatatgTTTGCAAAACTAAATTGATAATTGGACGGAAGTAGAACCCCTACATCTGTTAAATTTTTGCGCACTCAAGTTTCATTAGCATTAATTTAAATAAGAGATATTTTTTGCGATTTAAGCTTGTTTAGTAATTTATTGTCTAATTCAATTACTCATTCAAGCGCAATCTAATTTACTAAATGGCACTTTTATGATAatggaaagttcatttttaaattgctgttttttttacgTCGCAAACTAAAAACATATGATATGTAATATTTTTTCTAGAGGGCAGGGaaattctcatatgtttggcaggttaaggatTCAGCCATATTTGCATTTAATTTGCTGTTTTATCACTATTTAAGCAAataattttgcttaaattttcatGGAAACTTACTTGCTTACTTCCTACTTAGCTATATATTACTCGATTTTAGTCGGAAACGCTTTTAGAAGCTGAAAATGAACGTCAAGGTGCTGATATCCCAACAATAGGATCTTTGATGGAATTAGATGATGTTCCCTCATTTTAACTcttcttttcaatttttagatTGTTCCTCATGTAACTGGAAAACGAAATACTTAAAGCTTGCTGCTGGTCACGACAAGCTGAAGAAGAAATTGAATAGTACGAAAGTGCAAAGAAACAGATTGATGCAGTCTTTGACATCAGATCTACTCAATGAACCGAAGACGTTCACTACCGAAGAAGGATTTCCTCCAATTGTGCAGCTGCAAGCTATGGCAAACACTACTCGGAAACCATACTGCTTCGTGAGAACCCTAATGCAGGAGATATGGCCACGCGGGTTTGGTAACAAAACGGTTACGGGAAATCCATCTAAGAACTGTCTTGGCCGACCCTCTCGATCATCGAAATCCGCATCGCGCCAGAGCCCCAGAGAAGTCGATGGTGCATTGGAAGCTAATAAGGTTAAATATTTACGAGGTAAtgtattaattaatttaaaaaaaactgcttggAAATCGCaacatttctagcaaaacattgtaattggGCCGATGTGAGGTTGTGAACAAAGATAGTACCCTGCTTACGTCAGTGAATGTTTTCATTAGAGTGAGCAGAATAAACTCTTTCAGATGACAAACTcacattggcccatttacattgttttggtagatttgaacataaattttcagtttatttgTCTTGAAATAAGTTTGAGGTTATTTTGTGTAATTAATATATCCATTTTTGCCATATTTTCTGATAGAATAAAATTAACCACGTTTGTTTTTATCCAATTTCAGATCGACTCGTCGAATTTTTGACTTTGCAAGGAACAGATGTGGCTACTGCAGCGGATATAGTTTATAGCCAGAGTGGAAAATGGTTTTCACAGATTATTTGTCTGTACAATAAGAAAGGAAAGTGGTGATTTCGAAAATCTtcgaataatttttgatttccaATCAATCACAGCAAATCCGTGTTTTAGTACTTAGTGTTTATGACTTGATTCGTTAAAATTAATATCgctttaaaacataaattaataaataaagttatttaaagCATCTTTGGATAGATTATCTTAACTGCCTCAATAACAAATCATACTCCGAAACCTGTAAcctaatattaatttttattaatacaTATTTTAGGCAAAATATTTAAGACCGCGCTTATATAAACAGTAAATTCAGATCATTTCAGTTCATTTTTACATACAAACGAACAAGACACACCGTTTGCACTCCATCTCGATTTCGTTCTCATCCTTTTGCTATATTGTAGAgctgaaaaaccaaaaaaaaacaccaatccaagcaaaacaatgtaaatgggccaaagccgaagtgtaaacaaagagtctgtcctgctttttcctaatgtaaacatccactgacgtaAGCAGGACAGATTGTTTGTTGATACTTCGTCTTGGGcctatttacattgttttgcttgaatcaGTCTAAACATGCATTGAAATATGAATTTTAGGTACTGCGGTACTCGCGAACCTCGCACCCTTAATGGATTGCTTAAATTGGACAGATAAtataatattttcttaaaacattaaaaaagtaaCATGCCATGATAATACAAATACATATTAATATATCTTGGCTCGTTAAAATTGTATTGACTTCAGTTAACAAAATTAACTGGAAAGATCTTGTTAACAACATCCATTGATATGATGACAGTTTTAATTTGCGATCATGCATTGTTACTTTATTTTTAACCTATAATGTTGCCTACGAACTCAagttgatgtggcattgttggtcaaataaactcaacaagatttttcgcagatacgcctcgaacaatttatgttcgtggccatgttcggttatctcttaaccataccctggggtgaacttgacttgttcgtgtttttacgaacatgggtagatttttccaagatgcaactttctgcccgggaaatgaaacaaaatatttaaatacaaaCACACCTTCGGGCGGGGACCAATTTCTTGGTATTTcgggaaacatttttttgtgtattttatcTGTAGATTGTTTAACGGATTGGCCCCTCTGTCAGGGTCTTTTTCCAGCACAGAGGGAAGGTAATTTTTCACCCTCTCATTAAAACCGACAATCGGCGCAGCCGAGAAACAAGCCCGGGATCTATCTAATATCATTATTAgttattaaatattgttttcctgTCTGCCTTTTTTCTTCTATCATTTTTTCCTGCTTTTGTGTGATAGGCGAACAGTAACTAAACAAAAATACGGAGAATCAAAGAACAATCCTAACctccaaaattcaaataaatgagaAGCCGCGCAGCTCTACTCGAAATGAATGGAAATGACACAACACAACGAGGGGAAAAAAGGCCATATTTATATTAAATTGGATCAAACAATTATctgtaatttagtaattttgtgATGTTTTTGCTGGCAACGGACCAACCAACCAGCAACGGCAATGGTTCCGCGGTTTCGGTTCCAccctttttccaaaaaaaaaaaaaaaagacacacaataacacacaaacaaccctcGCGGGGCCACACAGTGAAATCGATAGCCTCCACTCTTTTTTTCGAGCAGTGCGCGTTTCCTGTGATATGGAGCTACATTGTTTGGCCCCCCGAACTCGAAAAAttggcacagtaaaaaaatcgatGTAAACGGGATTCGAAGCCATGTGCGCACGTACTTGCGCGCTAGCCAACTGAGCCACGGACGTCCCGAGACAAAagtaaaaaacttaatttttttgactgtgacaaacaaaaataacaaaatgcttcaaaaatttaaacatatgtAAGTTTGTACCAGTGTGTCTCTCTTTTTCCTGTCATGGATGAcggttattatttatttttttcgggaaGGGAACAAAATTAGAAGAGAGAATGTGTGTGGCTGTGTGTggaagtagcagcagcagcagcaaaatatCAGAACACAAAGACGAAACAAACGGGCCGCGGCCTTTAAAAGGTTTCTAATCCCTGACAATTTGTTGTGATTATCGTTATTATTGCTGAGTTGTTGCTTCTTGTTATTTTGTTCTGGGAgctttgttgttgctgttgttgtcgtTGGTATTCACCTTGATTGTTGCCGATTTGATTGGTGGCACTTTTGATGGGTGTATGTGTGCCCATTTTTCAGGTCATTATCTGTCGTGAAAATTGAGATGGATTTGTTGTTCTTTTTGTTGTAACGTAGTGAAAAATTGATATTCCACCTGTAGAAAAGCTTAGAAAAAAGTAAAGTTTTGTTTTATGAAtgaattttgctaaaaagtatctaaaattatttttaattgtgtgAAAGTTTCCAGCAGATAATTTCATTCAAACCGATCCAATTCCCACAAACTTGCCTCATGGCACTTCTCCGTCAACCGCCCCACCGTGTCAATCAAGCAAAAGGGGCCACACCTCGCCCTTGTTCTTCGGCCTAATTATTTCTAATCCCCGCCGCCGTCAAATCAGACCTGGGACAAGCAATTATTCTCAATCATCCCGGACATGGATCATCCGACGTCGCCGCCGCCACTGGGATGACGGCTGATTAAGGCCCAAAAATGATGAGACCGAAAAAAAAGCTTAACCACTTCCTCTACTTCTGCAGAACTTTGACCGTTCAAGCCGCAATCTTCTTGTCTGTCCCGATCAAGTGAGCGGCTGCAAGCAGCCAAAAGGATCGACcaggaaaaaaaacagttcgAATTTGTCTAAATATAGGTGTCTTCAAAAATCTGTCAATAATTTTCCCGTTCGCCTCGATTATTatcttattatatttttatttcgctCTTCGAGCTCCGGGCTCCGGCTGCTCACATATGGTGGTTGCCCCAGCCAGACTTGGGAATTCGAAGTTTGAAGAAAACCGATTTCCAGAAGTGTCGATTGTTATGGCGAAAAGTGCCCCAAACCAGGCATTGCGTCTGCTGCGTGAATCAAATGTCAAAACCCGTTCAAAATTCGATTAACTCCtctttgattgattgatttgttTTCCGCGAGGCGCCGCCGTGCTGGCTCATGGCTCATGTACGGAAAAGTACCTTGAATTGAGAGTTTTGATGTACACTGAGAGAAACTAATTTATCTGACATCAATTTCTTGTTCACCTTCCTGAAAACTGTCCAACTTCAAGCGAAAGTTATttgtggagaatttcccttgtccccttaaaaaaagTGGTACATCATCATTTTCTCATTGACATTCAAACTTCGATAAACGCAAATCTTTCCGTGTGCTCGTATCCAGAGACTCCAAAAAAACGGGATAATTGATGGAAaagaaattataataaacagcGGTGTTCAAACAGTTCCCGAATTGGCGTTTTGGTTCTGCCTTGATTCGATCGAAAATTGAACGTTCTGCTCTAGGGAAAAAACCCAAGAAAGAGCCAAAAAAAACCATCAACGACGAGACAAACACTGCTCGATTTCATGCTAATTATTTCGATGTTTTTCGTCCCTCCCCGGTTGGCCCCAACCATTCGCCGTCAATTGTTATTACACCCAGGTTTGTTGCTTTTCTCTCCCTCGGACCATTTCTTCTTGAGtcaataatttttcaatcagGGGCTGGGTCCCCCATGccaatttacaatttaattcGATCAGTCGCCCCCGGTGCGTATAATTGAAGTACCGATAATTGCCACCGTTGAACTCCGCGCTTCTTCTGGTGGGCAGAACCTTACGTGTCATTAGTAAGGTCGTTGTCGGAAAACAAGTGGTTTTACCAATTTGTGTAATTTGCTGATTACTGCGCGCGGAACCCATTCGAATGATAAGGAACGTTTGCCGTTAATTTTAACTGTCGCCCAAAATGGGAGCAAAACGCTCCCAACAATTCCAGCGAAACCCATTTGGCCAACGACGAAAAAATGTCACCCAGTGAACCTCCGCTCAGGACACCGAATTCCACTCAACTATTTAAATTGCGTTCCCCAGCGGccattaaattcaaataaatctcgCTTAATAAAATTGATGTAATTACCCCGCGCGCGCACAAGTGCTTTCTTCGAAGCCAATTTCAAGCAGCGGGGCAGGGCTGTCCAGGAATCTGCAGGACAATTTAAAATGACCTGGGCCGATGTTGACGTCCTCGTCATCAATCCATCAAATCAGCGGAATTG
Protein-coding sequences here:
- the LOC119766535 gene encoding formin-like protein 20 isoform X2, which codes for MPQEECFRRETYDREHGAGDLRGQDPPPPPPPGQVTQDEFARRLAYDREHGRGNLGTTNPPPPPSPVMPQDEFARRLAYDREHGRSNLGTTNPPPPPPPVMPQDEFARRLAYDREHGRSNLGTTNPPPPPPLVMSQDEFARRLAYDREYGRGDLRGHDPPQPPPLVMSQDEFARRLAYDREYGRGDLRGHDPPQPPPPVMPQDEFARRLAYDREHGRSNLGTTNPPRLLSS
- the LOC119766535 gene encoding uncharacterized protein LOC119766535 isoform X1, translating into MQDEFAGRSACDREHGRDFGATNPPPPPQRSRSSSPELPNPSPSTIPEPAAPPKPRRKTAKKNYAASQVDMFLSSESSEDEEVNLDPSADCSSCNWKTKYLKLAAGHDKLKKKLNSTKVQRNRLMQSLTSDLLNEPKTFTTEEGFPPIVQLQAMANTTRKPYCFVRTLMQEIWPRGFGNKTVTGNPSKNCLGRPSRSSKSASRQSPREVDGALEANKVKYLRDRLVEFLTLQGTDVATAADIVYSQSGKWFSQIICLYNKKGKW